A stretch of Gasterosteus aculeatus chromosome 4, fGasAcu3.hap1.1, whole genome shotgun sequence DNA encodes these proteins:
- the LOC120817266 gene encoding uncharacterized protein LOC120817266 yields MVNILVAHMIDNHGHCPTKTIREDYARGIVMLFPSLKDPYSKKGYEHFYDAASSTGYISWRLKTVQRKIRQGSAQPPKSPIDFSPGGPNCQRTVDVEGQLDGDACQEAMSLLNHTADNSLIFQKMIETFQHRQKLVNDPGRSVDILSSFPRFLDTKGLVDQDFTLLFDEDTSSRLLQKWDLFFKPNVIKEAKRLTSTPELRRLVQSAESPPGSDLDDHSS; encoded by the exons ATGGTTAATATCCTGGTGGCTCACATGATTGACAATCATGG GCACTGCCCCACTAAAACAATCAGAGAAGATTATGCACGTGGGATAGTGATGCTGTTCCCTTCCCTTAAGGATCCATACTCCAAGAAGGGCTAT gaacACTTCTATGATGCTGCAAGCAGCACAGGATACATTTCTTGGCGTCTGAAAACAGTCCAGAGGAAGATTCGTCAAGGATCTGCACAGCCACCAAAAAGCCCAATTGACTTTTCTCCAGGAGGCCCAAATTGCCAAAGGACTGTTGATGTTGAAGGGCAGCTTGATGGTGATGCTTGCCAAGAGGCCATGTCTTTGCTTAACCATACAGCAGACAATTCCCTGATTTTCCAGAAGATGATAGAGACCTTTCAGCATCGTCAGAAGCTTGTTAATGACCCAGGCAGAAGTGTTGATATACTCTCCAGCTTCCCAAGATTTCTGGATACAAAAGGATTG GTGGACCAAGACTTCACTCTCCTATTTGACGAAGACACATCATCCAGGCTTcttcagaaatgggatttgttcTTCAAGCCAAATGTCATTAAAGAGGCTAAGCGGCTCACCTCAACACCAGAGTTGCGTCGCTTGGTGCAGTCAGCAGAAAGTCCCCCAGGAAGTGATCTTGATGATCATTCTTCTTGA